Proteins from a genomic interval of Streptomyces sp. NBC_01445:
- a CDS encoding DUF501 domain-containing protein translates to MDTPPPQTEPTTPTDADIQAFKEQLGRPPRGLRAIAHRCPCGNPDVVETAPRLEDGTPFPTTYYLTCPRAASAIGTLEANGVMKEMTERLSTDPELADAYRKAHEDYIARRDAIEVLEGFPSAGGMPDRVKCLHVLVGHSLAAGPGVNPLGDEAIAMLPEWWAKGPCVSAAPEESE, encoded by the coding sequence ATGGACACGCCCCCGCCCCAGACCGAGCCGACCACGCCCACGGACGCCGACATCCAGGCGTTCAAGGAGCAGCTCGGCCGCCCGCCGCGCGGCCTGCGGGCCATCGCGCACCGCTGCCCGTGCGGCAACCCGGACGTGGTCGAGACGGCCCCGCGCCTCGAGGACGGCACGCCCTTCCCGACGACGTACTACCTCACGTGCCCGCGCGCCGCGTCCGCGATCGGCACCCTGGAGGCGAACGGCGTCATGAAGGAGATGACGGAGCGCCTCTCGACGGACCCCGAGCTCGCGGACGCGTACCGCAAGGCGCACGAGGACTACATCGCGCGCCGCGACGCCATCGAGGTCCTCGAGGGCTTCCCGAGCGCGGGCGGCATGCCGGACCGGGTGAAGTGCCTGCACGTCCTGGTCGGCCACTCCCTGGCCGCGGGCCCGGGTGTGAACCCGCTCGGCGACGAGGCCATCGCGATGCTGCCCGAGTGGTGGGCGAAGGGCCCGTGCGTGTCGGCCGCGCCCGAGGAGAGCGAGTGA
- a CDS encoding Ppx/GppA phosphatase family protein, whose product MTRVAAVDCGTNSIRLLVADADPVTGELVDLDRRMTIVRLGQGVDRTGRLAPEALERTFAACREYAEVIKAHGAEKIRFVATSASRDAENRDDFVRGVMDILGVEPEVITGDQEAEFSFTGATKELTGRADLDKPYLVVDIGGGSTEFVVGEDTVVAARSVDIGCVRMTERHLVGEDGQVTDPPTPAQIEAVREDVVAALDLVTQTVPLTAARTLVGLAGSVTTVAALALGLTEYDSVAIHHSRISYERVAELTDWLVTSTHDQRSLNPVIHPGRVDVIASGALVLRLIMEWIGAKEVVVSEHDILDGIAWSIA is encoded by the coding sequence GTGACCAGGGTCGCCGCCGTCGACTGCGGCACGAACTCGATCCGCCTGCTCGTCGCCGACGCCGACCCTGTGACGGGCGAACTCGTCGACCTGGACCGCCGCATGACGATCGTGCGGCTCGGGCAGGGCGTGGACCGCACGGGACGGCTCGCGCCCGAGGCGCTGGAGCGCACCTTCGCGGCCTGCCGCGAGTACGCCGAGGTCATCAAGGCGCACGGCGCCGAGAAGATCCGGTTCGTGGCCACGTCCGCGTCCCGCGACGCCGAGAACCGGGACGACTTCGTGCGCGGGGTCATGGACATCCTGGGCGTCGAGCCCGAGGTCATCACCGGTGACCAGGAGGCCGAGTTCTCCTTCACCGGCGCGACGAAGGAGCTGACGGGCCGGGCCGACCTCGACAAGCCCTACCTCGTCGTGGACATCGGCGGCGGCTCGACGGAGTTCGTCGTCGGCGAGGACACGGTCGTGGCCGCGCGCTCCGTCGACATCGGCTGCGTCCGTATGACGGAGCGCCACCTCGTGGGGGAGGACGGCCAGGTCACCGACCCGCCGACGCCCGCGCAGATCGAGGCCGTCCGAGAGGACGTCGTCGCGGCCCTCGACCTCGTGACGCAGACCGTCCCGCTGACCGCGGCCCGCACGCTCGTCGGCCTCGCCGGCTCCGTGACGACGGTCGCCGCCCTCGCGCTCGGCCTGACCGAGTACGACTCGGTGGCCATCCACCACTCCCGTATCTCCTACGAGCGCGTCGCCGAGCTCACGGACTGGCTGGTGACGTCCACGCACGACCAGCGCTCCCTGAACCCGGTCATCCACCCGGGCCGTGTCGACGTCATCGCCTCCGGCGCACTGGTGCTGCGCCTGATCATGGAGTGGATCGGCGCCAAGGAGGTCGTGGTGAGCGAGCACGACATCCTCGACGGCATTGCCTGGTCGATCGCCTAG
- a CDS encoding NAD(P)/FAD-dependent oxidoreductase, protein MSTTERPRILVVGGGYVGLYAARRILKKMRYAEATVTVVDPRSYMTYQPFLPETAAGSISPRNVVVPLRRAVPGAEILTGRVTTIDQDRKVATVAPLVGEAYEVPFDYLVIALGAVSRTFPTPGLAEVGIGMKGVEEAIGLRNHVLEQLDKAESTNDEEIRRKALTFVFVGGGFAGAETIGEVEDLARDAAKFYKNVKREDMRFVLVDAADKVLPEVGPELGTYGRKHLESRGIEVYLKTTMPSCVDGHVVLSNGLEVDSNTVVWTAGVKPNPALARFGLPLGPRGHVDTQTTLQVQGSDYIWAAGDNAQVPDLVAVKNGTPAERAWCPPNAQHAMRQAKVLGDNVVSGMRGFPQKEYSHSNKGAVAGLGLHKGVAMIVMGKMKIKLKGRLAWYMHRGYHGLAMPTWNRKTRVIAEWTLNMFQKRDITALGALESPREEFYEAAKPAPAPAVAEAPKVEEKAKAS, encoded by the coding sequence ATGAGCACCACGGAGCGTCCCAGGATCCTCGTAGTAGGCGGTGGGTACGTAGGCCTGTACGCAGCACGACGCATTCTCAAGAAGATGCGTTATGCGGAAGCGACCGTCACGGTCGTGGACCCGCGCTCGTACATGACTTACCAGCCCTTCCTCCCCGAAACTGCCGCCGGCAGCATCTCGCCGCGCAACGTCGTCGTCCCGCTGCGACGCGCTGTGCCCGGAGCCGAGATTCTCACCGGGCGGGTCACCACCATCGACCAGGACCGCAAGGTCGCCACGGTCGCCCCGCTCGTCGGCGAGGCGTACGAGGTTCCCTTCGACTACCTGGTGATCGCGCTCGGCGCGGTCTCCCGCACCTTCCCGACGCCGGGCCTCGCCGAGGTCGGCATCGGTATGAAGGGCGTCGAGGAGGCCATCGGCCTGCGTAACCACGTGCTCGAGCAGCTCGACAAGGCCGAGTCCACGAACGACGAGGAGATCCGCCGCAAGGCGCTCACCTTCGTGTTCGTCGGCGGTGGCTTCGCGGGCGCCGAGACGATCGGTGAGGTCGAGGACCTGGCGCGCGACGCGGCCAAGTTCTACAAGAACGTGAAGCGCGAGGACATGCGCTTCGTGCTCGTCGACGCCGCCGACAAGGTGCTGCCCGAGGTCGGCCCCGAGCTCGGCACGTACGGCAGGAAGCACCTGGAGTCCCGCGGTATCGAGGTCTACCTGAAGACCACGATGCCCTCCTGCGTCGACGGTCACGTCGTGCTCAGCAACGGCCTCGAGGTCGACTCCAACACCGTCGTGTGGACCGCCGGCGTCAAGCCGAACCCGGCCCTCGCGCGCTTCGGTCTCCCGCTCGGCCCCCGCGGCCACGTGGACACCCAGACCACCCTCCAGGTGCAGGGCAGCGACTACATCTGGGCCGCGGGCGACAACGCCCAGGTCCCGGACCTGGTGGCCGTCAAGAACGGCACGCCGGCCGAGCGCGCCTGGTGCCCGCCGAACGCCCAGCACGCCATGCGCCAGGCCAAGGTCCTCGGCGACAACGTGGTCTCCGGCATGCGGGGCTTCCCGCAGAAGGAGTACAGCCACAGCAACAAGGGCGCGGTGGCGGGTCTCGGCCTGCACAAGGGCGTCGCGATGATCGTCATGGGCAAGATGAAGATCAAGCTCAAGGGCCGTCTCGCCTGGTACATGCACCGTGGCTACCACGGGCTCGCCATGCCGACCTGGAACCGCAAGACCCGTGTGATCGCCGAGTGGACGCTCAACATGTTCCAGAAGCGCGACATCACCGCGCTCGGTGCCCTCGAGTCTCCCCGCGAGGAGTTCTACGAGGCCGCCAAGCCGGCGCCGGCCCCGGCCGTCGCCGAGGCTCCGAAGGTCGAGGAGAAGGCCAAGGCCTCCTGA
- a CDS encoding cyclopropane-fatty-acyl-phospholipid synthase family protein, which yields MQDAAQRLKNLAEQLLGVPLPVRLRAWDGSEAGPPAGPTLVVRNRRALRRLLWKPGELGLARAWVAGDLDVEGDLYDALGRMAGLIWERPEEDSRSLVEALKEPRVRAAVAELVKLAGPFLPPAPPGEEMRRHGRLHLHTKRSDRRAISHHYDVGNDFYELVLGPSMVYSCAYWASPDGTLEDAQRDKLELISRKLGLAPGQRLLDVGCGWGSMAIHAAREYDVGVVGVTLSQEQAAYARKRVAEEGLTDRVEIRVQDYRDVRDGPFDAISSIGMAEHVGSERYLEYAEALYALLKPGGRLLNHQIGRRPQKDESTYEVDEFIDAYVFPDGELAPVGTTTGILERAGFEVRDLEAIREHYALTLRRWVANLEAAWPAAVKFTSPGRARIWRLYMAACALSFERNKIGVNQILAVKTPLSGDPGMPLRARTWN from the coding sequence ATGCAGGACGCCGCACAGCGGCTCAAGAACCTCGCCGAACAGCTACTCGGAGTACCGCTCCCCGTCAGGCTTCGCGCCTGGGACGGTTCGGAGGCCGGGCCGCCCGCCGGACCCACTCTCGTCGTACGCAACCGCCGCGCCCTGCGCCGCCTGTTGTGGAAGCCGGGAGAACTCGGCCTGGCCCGCGCCTGGGTGGCCGGTGACCTGGACGTGGAGGGCGATCTGTACGACGCCCTCGGCCGGATGGCCGGACTCATCTGGGAGCGCCCCGAGGAGGACAGCAGGAGCCTCGTCGAGGCACTGAAGGAGCCCAGGGTCAGGGCCGCCGTCGCCGAGCTGGTCAAGCTCGCCGGACCCTTCCTGCCGCCCGCCCCGCCCGGTGAGGAGATGCGCAGGCACGGCCGCCTGCATCTGCACACCAAGCGCAGCGACCGACGGGCCATCAGTCACCACTACGACGTCGGCAACGACTTCTACGAGCTGGTGCTCGGCCCCTCGATGGTCTACTCGTGCGCGTACTGGGCCTCGCCGGACGGCACCCTCGAGGACGCCCAGCGCGACAAGCTCGAACTCATCTCCCGCAAGCTCGGCCTCGCGCCCGGTCAGCGCCTGCTCGACGTCGGCTGCGGCTGGGGCTCCATGGCCATTCACGCCGCCCGCGAGTATGACGTCGGCGTCGTCGGCGTGACGCTCTCGCAGGAGCAGGCCGCGTACGCCCGTAAGCGGGTCGCCGAGGAGGGGCTCACCGACCGGGTGGAGATCCGGGTCCAGGACTACCGCGACGTGCGCGACGGGCCCTTCGACGCGATCTCGTCCATCGGCATGGCCGAACACGTCGGCTCCGAGCGGTACCTGGAGTACGCCGAGGCGCTCTACGCCCTCCTCAAGCCGGGCGGCAGGCTCCTCAACCACCAGATCGGCCGACGCCCCCAGAAGGACGAGTCGACGTACGAGGTCGACGAGTTCATCGACGCGTATGTCTTCCCGGACGGGGAGCTCGCGCCGGTCGGCACGACCACCGGGATCCTGGAGCGGGCCGGCTTCGAGGTCAGGGACCTGGAGGCGATCCGGGAGCACTACGCGCTCACGCTGCGCCGCTGGGTGGCCAACCTGGAGGCCGCCTGGCCCGCGGCCGTGAAGTTCACGAGCCCCGGCCGGGCCCGCATCTGGCGCCTGTACATGGCCGCGTGCGCGCTGAGCTTCGAGCGCAACAAGATCGGGGTGAACCAGATCCTCGCCGTGAAGACGCCCCTGTCGGGCGACCCGGGTATGCCCCTGCGGGCGCGTACCTGGAACTGA
- a CDS encoding ABC transporter permease yields the protein MFRTALRNVFAHKARLLMTVLAVMLGVAFVSGTLVFTNTISDAFQKSSAKGFDQVDVAVTPEIAESKGDKVAEDPKLTQATLDRAAKTPGAASAIGVVSGFAAVADKDGKLVGNGFSTQGANYWGDNDPRYPLKSGRAPSGKGEVALDSQTAKRAGYKVGDTVRMSIDGPVLTPTVTGVFTTEDGNVAAGGSLALFDTATAQQLLHKPGSYDEIDVKAAAGTSQAALRSALDKALPKDQAKTTTGKQLADDQAEQISSSMSSMKSSLLVFAGIALFVGVFIIANTFTMLVAQRTKELALMRAVGASRKQVTRSVLAEAFIVGAVAAVTGLAAGIGIGAGMRSLMGATDAQIPDGPLVVSPGTIATSLVVGVVITMLAAWLPGRRAAKIPPVAAMSSVHATATTRSLVVRNTIGALFAAAGIAASLYATTMSDGTSAQAPLGLGAGLLVIGVFVLTPLLSRPLIAAAGPVLRVFGVSGKLARQNAVRNPRRTAATASALMIGLTLITGMTVIAGSAQQAIDKMASSALKADYVVSMANMNSLSPEVAGKLAKVDGVTATSGLSNSPSRIDGQTEFLTGVNGATIGSLTDLKVDSGTFRIGGRDVVVDDKTAKDHGWRTGSTFTTNFEDGKKQQLAVAGVYEGNDMMRGIMLDSAVLTPHVTDPSDMQVMVKTDGGTSAAAKDRIEKALGDNPAILVQDKQDISNAISKMFTLMLNMLYGLLAMAVIVAVLGVINTLAMSVFERSQEIGMLRAIGLDRKGIKRMVRLESLVISLFGGVLGVGLGVFFGWAAGKLMATSLTTYELVLPWGRIGIFLVLAALVGILAALWPARRAARLNMLAAIKSE from the coding sequence ATGTTCCGTACCGCCTTGCGCAATGTGTTCGCGCACAAGGCCAGGCTCCTGATGACCGTGCTCGCCGTCATGCTCGGCGTCGCCTTCGTCTCCGGCACCCTGGTCTTCACCAACACCATCTCCGACGCCTTCCAGAAGAGCTCCGCCAAGGGCTTCGACCAGGTCGACGTCGCCGTCACGCCCGAGATCGCCGAGTCGAAGGGCGACAAGGTCGCCGAGGACCCGAAGCTCACGCAGGCCACCCTCGACCGGGCCGCGAAGACGCCGGGCGCCGCGTCCGCCATCGGCGTCGTCAGCGGCTTCGCGGCCGTCGCCGACAAGGACGGCAAGCTCGTCGGCAACGGCTTCTCCACCCAGGGCGCCAACTACTGGGGTGACAACGACCCGCGCTACCCGCTCAAGAGCGGCAGGGCGCCCAGCGGCAAGGGCGAGGTCGCGCTCGACTCGCAGACCGCGAAGCGCGCGGGCTACAAGGTCGGCGACACCGTACGGATGTCCATCGACGGGCCCGTCCTGACGCCCACCGTCACCGGCGTCTTCACCACCGAGGACGGCAACGTCGCGGCCGGCGGCAGCCTCGCCCTGTTCGACACGGCGACCGCGCAGCAGCTCCTGCACAAGCCGGGCTCGTACGACGAGATCGACGTCAAGGCCGCCGCCGGCACCAGCCAGGCCGCCCTGCGGAGCGCGCTCGACAAGGCCCTGCCGAAGGACCAGGCCAAGACCACGACCGGCAAGCAGCTCGCCGACGACCAGGCCGAGCAGATCTCCTCCAGCATGAGCTCGATGAAGTCGAGCCTGCTGGTCTTCGCCGGGATCGCGCTCTTCGTCGGCGTCTTCATCATCGCCAACACGTTCACGATGCTCGTCGCCCAGCGCACCAAGGAACTCGCGCTCATGCGGGCCGTCGGCGCCTCGCGCAAGCAGGTCACGCGCTCCGTCCTCGCGGAGGCGTTCATCGTCGGCGCGGTCGCGGCGGTCACCGGTCTGGCGGCGGGCATCGGCATCGGCGCCGGGATGCGCTCCCTGATGGGCGCGACCGACGCGCAGATCCCCGACGGACCGCTCGTGGTCTCGCCCGGCACGATCGCCACGTCCCTCGTCGTCGGCGTCGTCATCACGATGCTGGCCGCGTGGCTGCCGGGCCGCCGAGCCGCGAAGATCCCGCCGGTCGCGGCGATGAGCAGCGTGCACGCCACGGCAACCACCCGCTCCCTCGTCGTACGGAACACCATCGGCGCGCTGTTCGCGGCGGCCGGCATCGCCGCCTCCCTCTACGCCACGACGATGAGCGACGGCACCTCGGCGCAGGCCCCCCTGGGCCTCGGCGCGGGCCTCCTCGTGATCGGCGTCTTCGTCCTCACCCCGCTGCTCTCGCGCCCGCTGATCGCGGCCGCGGGGCCGGTCCTGCGCGTCTTCGGGGTCTCCGGGAAGCTGGCCCGCCAGAACGCCGTCCGCAACCCGCGCCGCACCGCCGCGACCGCCTCCGCCCTGATGATCGGCCTCACGCTGATCACCGGCATGACGGTCATCGCGGGCAGCGCCCAGCAGGCCATCGACAAGATGGCGTCGTCCGCCCTCAAGGCCGACTACGTCGTCTCCATGGCGAACATGAACTCCCTGTCCCCCGAGGTCGCCGGCAAGCTCGCCAAGGTCGACGGCGTCACCGCCACCAGCGGCCTGAGCAACTCGCCCTCACGCATCGACGGGCAGACCGAGTTCCTGACCGGCGTCAACGGCGCGACCATCGGCTCGCTGACCGACCTCAAGGTCGACAGCGGCACCTTCCGGATCGGCGGCCGTGACGTCGTCGTGGACGACAAGACCGCGAAGGACCACGGCTGGCGCACCGGCTCGACGTTCACCACGAACTTCGAGGACGGCAAGAAGCAGCAGCTGGCCGTCGCCGGGGTCTACGAGGGCAACGACATGATGCGCGGCATCATGCTGGACTCCGCCGTCCTGACCCCGCACGTCACGGACCCGTCCGACATGCAGGTCATGGTGAAGACCGACGGCGGCACGTCCGCGGCCGCCAAGGACCGCATCGAGAAGGCGCTCGGCGACAACCCGGCGATCCTCGTCCAGGACAAGCAGGACATCTCCAACGCGATCTCGAAGATGTTCACGCTGATGCTGAACATGCTCTACGGCCTGCTCGCCATGGCGGTCATCGTCGCCGTCCTCGGCGTCATCAACACCCTCGCCATGTCCGTCTTCGAGCGCTCGCAGGAGATCGGCATGCTGCGCGCCATCGGCCTCGACCGCAAGGGCATCAAGCGCATGGTGCGCCTGGAGTCCCTGGTGATCTCGCTGTTCGGCGGCGTCCTCGGCGTCGGCCTCGGCGTGTTCTTCGGCTGGGCCGCGGGCAAGCTGATGGCGACGTCCCTGACGACGTACGAGCTGGTCCTGCCCTGGGGCCGGATCGGGATCTTCCTCGTGCTGGCCGCCCTCGTCGGCATCCTGGCGGCCCTGTGGCCGGCCCGCCGCGCGGCGCGGCTGAACATGCTCGCCGCCATCAAGTCGGAGTAG
- a CDS encoding ABC transporter ATP-binding protein, producing the protein MTTTPIAGKATAVAARATDLSKVYGQGETQVVALDRVSVDFRQAEFTAIMGPSGSGKSTLMHCVAGLDNFSSGSVRIGDTELGSLKDKQLTRLRRDKIGFIFQAFNLLPTLTALENITLPMDIAGRKADKQWLENVIAMVGLSDRLGHRPSELSGGQQQRVAVARALASRPEIIFGDEPTGNLDSRSGAEVLGFLRNSVRELGQTVVMVTHDPVAAAYADRVIFLADGRVVDEVYAPTADSVLDRMKQFDAKGRTS; encoded by the coding sequence GTGACCACCACCCCCATCGCCGGCAAGGCCACCGCAGTGGCCGCGCGCGCCACGGATCTGTCCAAGGTCTACGGACAGGGCGAGACCCAGGTGGTCGCCCTCGACCGGGTCTCCGTCGACTTCCGCCAGGCCGAGTTCACCGCGATCATGGGCCCCTCCGGGTCCGGCAAGTCGACCCTGATGCACTGCGTCGCCGGCCTCGACAACTTCTCGTCGGGCTCCGTGCGCATCGGCGACACCGAGCTGGGGTCCCTCAAGGACAAGCAGCTCACCAGGCTCCGCCGGGACAAGATCGGCTTCATCTTCCAGGCGTTCAACCTGCTGCCCACCCTGACGGCCCTGGAGAACATCACACTCCCCATGGACATCGCGGGCCGCAAGGCGGACAAGCAGTGGCTGGAGAACGTGATCGCGATGGTGGGCCTGTCCGACCGGCTCGGCCACCGGCCCTCGGAGCTCTCCGGCGGCCAGCAGCAGCGCGTGGCCGTGGCCCGCGCCCTCGCCTCCCGGCCCGAGATCATCTTCGGTGACGAGCCGACCGGAAACCTGGACTCGCGCTCCGGCGCCGAGGTCCTCGGCTTCCTGCGCAACTCCGTACGCGAGCTGGGCCAGACCGTCGTCATGGTCACCCACGACCCGGTCGCCGCCGCCTACGCGGACCGCGTGATCTTCCTCGCCGACGGCCGCGTCGTCGACGAGGTGTACGCCCCGACGGCCGACTCGGTCCTGGACCGCATGAAGCAGTTCGACGCCAAGGGCCGTACCAGCTGA
- a CDS encoding 4-hydroxybenzoate 3-monooxygenase has product MRTTVGIIGAGPAGLLLARLLHNAGIDSVVLESRDRAYVEQRQRAGILEQGTVDVLRAAGAAERMDREGLPHDGIELRFDRRRHRVDFPALTGGRSVLVYAQTEVCKDLIALQLAEGGPLLFEAEALAVEGAETDRPSVRFRHEGREDVLDCDYVVACDGSWGVGRKAVPADVSQVFERTYPFGWLGILADVAPSHDELVYARHDRGFALLSMRSPSVTRAYLQVPEATNAHDWSDEEIWDELDRRLETADGWKLERGTITSKSVTPMRSYVHEPMRHGRLFLAGDAAHIVPPTGAKGLNLAVGDVVTFARALAHRQKTGSTERLDAYSQTCLRRVWQAERFSYAMTTMLHRAPDATPFDDRIQRAHLDRITASSAAGTDLAEGYTGFPLD; this is encoded by the coding sequence ATGCGCACCACCGTCGGCATCATCGGAGCGGGCCCCGCCGGACTGCTCCTCGCCCGGCTCCTGCACAACGCCGGAATCGACTCCGTCGTCCTGGAGAGCCGCGACCGCGCGTACGTCGAACAGCGTCAGCGCGCCGGGATCCTGGAGCAGGGCACCGTCGACGTACTGCGCGCGGCGGGCGCGGCGGAGCGCATGGACCGCGAAGGGCTCCCGCACGACGGCATCGAGCTGCGCTTCGACCGGCGCCGCCACCGCGTCGACTTCCCCGCCCTGACCGGCGGCAGGTCCGTGCTGGTCTACGCCCAGACCGAGGTGTGCAAGGACCTCATCGCCCTCCAGCTCGCCGAGGGAGGCCCGCTGCTCTTCGAGGCGGAGGCGCTGGCCGTCGAGGGCGCCGAGACCGACCGCCCGAGCGTCCGTTTCCGCCACGAGGGCCGCGAGGACGTCCTCGACTGCGACTACGTCGTCGCCTGCGACGGCTCGTGGGGCGTGGGCCGCAAGGCCGTACCCGCCGACGTCTCCCAGGTCTTCGAGCGCACGTACCCCTTCGGCTGGCTCGGCATCCTCGCCGATGTCGCCCCGTCCCACGACGAGTTGGTCTACGCCCGCCACGACCGCGGCTTCGCCCTCCTGTCCATGCGCTCCCCGTCCGTGACCCGCGCCTACCTCCAGGTCCCCGAGGCGACGAACGCCCACGACTGGAGCGACGAGGAGATCTGGGACGAACTCGACCGCCGCCTGGAGACCGCCGACGGCTGGAAGCTGGAGCGCGGCACCATCACCTCCAAGTCCGTCACACCGATGAGGAGTTACGTCCACGAGCCGATGCGCCACGGACGGCTCTTCCTCGCCGGGGACGCCGCCCACATCGTCCCGCCGACCGGCGCCAAGGGCCTCAACCTCGCCGTCGGCGACGTCGTCACCTTCGCCCGCGCCCTGGCGCACCGCCAGAAGACCGGCTCCACCGAGCGCCTCGACGCCTACTCACAGACCTGCCTGCGCCGCGTCTGGCAGGCCGAGCGGTTCTCGTACGCGATGACGACGATGCTGCACCGCGCCCCCGACGCGACGCCCTTCGACGACCGTATCCAGCGCGCCCACCTCGACCGGATCACGGCCTCGTCCGCCGCGGGGACCGACCTCGCCGAGGGCTACACGGGCTTCCCCCTCGACTGA
- a CDS encoding MFS transporter: MSPDTPHGTAIPSPPRTFRAVAPVIALCWLVVFFDGMDVNIYGAVMPHLLDDKGFGFTASTAGTIGSWTTFGMLIGALGCGTLTDWLGRKPMVTGSVVLFSAGSAVCALAQSAAVFGGGRFLAGLGLGGLMPIGLAIVAEFAPPRRAALATGLMMTSYHAGGMAATGLGLALGPDHGWRVVFWAGVIPAVIAVPLVLKWLPESPAVLFAKGRTADANTVAARYGLPEPTRAEAPAAGAKGRFAAVASLFAPGTRAATPLLWVASFAGLLLVYGVSTWLPELMRASGYSLSSSVTFLMVINAGGIVGMLVAGRAADRFGAARVSALWFVLTACGAFLLRAHLPLGVAYALVFVTGVWLFSAQVMVYAAAPSVYTPGQRATGLGWITGVGRTGAVVGPWLGGAVVAGGNAGLGFTTFAAAAVLGAVAISLVPLVRRNTGHVPDVAGNRMGKILPEH; encoded by the coding sequence ATGTCCCCCGACACCCCCCACGGCACCGCCATACCCTCCCCGCCCCGCACCTTCAGGGCCGTCGCCCCCGTCATCGCCCTGTGCTGGCTCGTCGTCTTCTTCGACGGCATGGACGTCAACATCTACGGCGCCGTCATGCCGCACCTCCTCGACGACAAGGGCTTCGGCTTCACCGCCTCCACCGCCGGCACGATCGGCTCCTGGACCACGTTCGGCATGCTGATCGGCGCGCTCGGCTGCGGCACGCTGACCGACTGGCTCGGTCGCAAGCCGATGGTCACCGGCTCCGTCGTCCTCTTCTCCGCAGGCTCCGCCGTGTGCGCGCTCGCCCAGAGCGCCGCCGTGTTCGGCGGGGGCCGCTTCCTCGCCGGGCTCGGCCTCGGCGGCCTGATGCCGATCGGGCTCGCGATCGTCGCCGAGTTCGCCCCGCCCCGCAGGGCCGCCCTCGCCACCGGCCTGATGATGACCTCGTACCACGCGGGCGGCATGGCCGCGACGGGCCTCGGCCTCGCGCTCGGCCCCGACCACGGCTGGCGCGTCGTCTTCTGGGCCGGCGTCATCCCGGCCGTCATAGCCGTCCCCCTCGTCCTGAAATGGCTGCCCGAGTCCCCGGCCGTCCTGTTCGCCAAGGGGCGTACCGCCGACGCGAACACCGTCGCCGCCCGCTACGGGCTGCCCGAGCCGACCCGCGCCGAGGCCCCCGCCGCCGGCGCCAAGGGCCGCTTCGCCGCCGTCGCCTCGCTCTTCGCACCCGGCACCCGTGCCGCGACCCCGCTCCTGTGGGTCGCCTCCTTCGCCGGCCTGCTCCTCGTCTACGGCGTCTCCACCTGGCTCCCCGAGCTGATGCGAGCCTCCGGCTACTCGCTCTCCTCGTCCGTCACCTTCCTCATGGTGATCAACGCGGGCGGCATCGTCGGCATGCTCGTCGCGGGCCGCGCGGCCGACCGGTTCGGCGCGGCCAGGGTGTCCGCGCTGTGGTTCGTCCTGACAGCCTGCGGCGCCTTCCTGCTCCGCGCCCACCTGCCGCTCGGCGTCGCGTACGCCCTGGTCTTCGTCACCGGCGTCTGGCTGTTCTCCGCCCAGGTCATGGTCTACGCGGCCGCCCCTTCCGTATACACGCCCGGCCAGCGCGCCACCGGCCTCGGCTGGATCACCGGCGTGGGCCGCACCGGAGCCGTCGTCGGACCCTGGCTGGGCGGCGCGGTCGTCGCCGGAGGCAACGCGGGCCTCGGCTTCACCACCTTCGCCGCGGCCGCGGTCCTCGGCGCCGTCGCCATCTCCCTGGTGCCGCTCGTTCGGCGGAACACCGGGCATGTCCCGGACGTTGCGGGTAACAGGATGGGAAAGATCCTCCCTGAGCACTAG